A window from Musa acuminata AAA Group cultivar baxijiao chromosome BXJ3-10, Cavendish_Baxijiao_AAA, whole genome shotgun sequence encodes these proteins:
- the LOC104000726 gene encoding stigma-specific STIG1-like protein 3, translating to MGQAAVLLMAIAIALALSPTATGDIGGGRRSRFLAVTAPKNKKCSIDPMVCYGAGSPGRRCCGDQCVDTDSDPFNCGKCGKMCKFTRACCGGKCVRLAFDKKNCGSCFNRCKKTCMYGLCDYA from the coding sequence ATGGGGCAAGCTGCCGTCCTCCTCATGGCAATAGCCATAGCTCTAGCTCTCAGTCCGACAGCCACGGGAGACATCGGGGGAGGTCGGAGAAGCCGATTTCTGGCCGTGACGGCACCCAAGAACAAGAAGTGCAGCATCGATCCTATGGTCTGCTACGGCGCCGGGAGCCCCGGGCGGCGCTGCTGCGGTGACCAGTGCGTCGACACTGACAGCGATCCCTTCAACTGCGGCAAGTGCGGCAAGATGTGCAAGTTCACGCGGGCTTGCTGCGGTGGGAAGTGCGTGAGGTTGGCGTTCGATAAGAAGAACTGTGGGAGCTGCTTCAACCGGTGCAAGAAGACCTGCATGTATGGCTTGTGTGACTACGCTTAG
- the LOC104000724 gene encoding homologous-pairing protein 2 homolog has protein sequence MPPKSDSVEGIVLGFVNEQNRPLNSQNVADALQKYNLKKTAVQKALDTLADNGQISYKEYGKQKIYLARQDHFKIPNNQELDQMKKDNSKLQDELGAQKKTISEVEAEIRVLHSNLTLEEIQDKEAKLIGEVEEMEEKLSTLRSGVVLVKAEDKKVIEETYAEKINQWRKRKRIFKELWDAITENSPKDLKEFKEELGLEYDEDVGVSLQSCSELINPGKRRKTAR, from the exons ATGCCGCCTAAATCCGATAGCGTCGAAG GCATTGTTCTTGGCTTCGTCAATGAG CAAAATAGGCCATTGAACTCTCAGAACGTTGCTGACGCCCTGCAGAAATATAATCTGAAAAAAACTGCCGTCCAGAAAGCACTGGACACACTAGCGGATAATGGACAAATTTCATATAAAGAGTATGGCAAACAGAAGATCTACCTTGCTCGTCAGGATCACTTCAAGATACCAAATAACCAAGAGCTGGATCAGATGAAGAAGGACAATAGCAAATTACAGGATGAACTCGGAGCACAAAAGAAAACTATAAGCGAGGTGGAGGCCG AAATTCGAGTTCTTCATTCGAATTTGACATTGGAAGAAATACAAGATAAGGAGGCTAAGCTAATTGGCGAG GTCGAGGAAATGGAAGAAAAACTGAGTACATTGCGCAGTGGGGTTGTTTTGGTAAAGGCAGAAGACAAAAAGGTGATTGAAGAAACCTATGCTGAGAAGATCAATCAGTGGAGAAAGCGTAAGAGGATATTTAAAGAGTTATGGGATGCTATAACTGAGAACTCACCTAAGGACCTGAAAGAATTTAAG GAGGAACTTGGTCTGGAGTATGATGAAGATGTTGGAGTGAGTCTGCAATCTTGCAGTGAACTGATTAATCCTGGTAAGAGAAGAAAAACAGCCCGTTGA
- the LOC104000722 gene encoding U-box domain-containing protein 4 has product MEAESPSSYRYMGRSYSDSGDSSGAFSDCNSDHSGEFPSSGSPTSSTSSSGGGLHRLLISCAADYSDEVVRGLISEIESPSVTVESQRRAAMELRLLAKHSSENRLRIVAAGAVGPLVALLSHPDPHLQEHGVTAILNLSLCDENKAPIAAAGAIRPLIRILRTGTPAARENAACALLRLAQLDDLRAAIGRSGAIPPLVALLEFGGPRGKKDAATALFTLLASRENKARAVEAGIVRPLLDLMADPESGMVDKAAYVLHAVVEVAEGRAAAVDEDGIPVLVEMVERGTPRQKETAVRSLLEICNDSAVYRKMVAHEGAIPPLVDLSQSGTKKAKEKAESLLELLRQPRTTGNSHR; this is encoded by the exons ATGGAGGCGGAGAGCCCGTCGAGCTATCGGTACATGGGGCGGAGCTACAGCGACAGCGGCGACTCCTCCGGCGCCTTCAGCGACTGCAACAGCGACCATTCCGGCGAGTTTCCCTCCTCCGGATCGCCCACCTCGTCGACTTCTTCCTCTGGCGGCGGACTCCACCGGCTTCTCATCTCCTGCGCCGCTGATTACTCGGACGAGGTGGTGCGCGGGCTCATCTCTGAAATCGAGTCCCCTTCCGTCACCGTGGAGTCGCAGCGCCGCGCCGCCATGGAGCTCCGCCTCCTCGCAAAGCACAGCTCGGAGAACCGGCTGCGCATCGTGGCTGCCGGCGCCGTCGGGCCCCTCGTCGCGCTGCTCTCCCACCCGGACCCCCATCTGCAGGAGCACGGCGTCACCGCCATCCTGAACCTCTCCCTATGCGACGAGAACAAAGCCCCGATCGCGGCCGCCGGCGCCATCCGACCGCTCATCCGCATCCTACGAACCGGCACCCCCGCTGCCCGGGAGAACGCCGCCTGCGCCCTCCTCCGCCTCGCCCAGCTCGACGACCTCCGGGCTGCCATCGGCCGCTCCGGCGCCATCCCTCCCCTGGTGGCCCTCCTCGAGTTTGGCGGCCCCCGCGGGAAGAAGGACGCCGCCACCGCCCTCTTCACCCTGCTCGCCTCCCGCGAGAACAAGGCCCGGGCCGTCGAGGCCGGAATCGTGCGGCCGCTCCTGGACCTGATGGCCGACCCGGAGTCCGGCATGGTGGACAAGGCCGCGTACGTGCTGCACGCGGTGGTGGAGGTGGCGGAGGGGCGGGCGGCGGCGGTGGACGAGGACGGCATCCCGGTTCTGGTGGAGATGGTGGAGAGGGGCACCCCGCGGCAGAAGGAGACGGCCGTCCGCTCCCTCCTCGAGATCTGCAACGATAGCGCCGTCTACCGCAAGATGGTCGCCCACGAGGGCGCCATCCCCCCTCTCGTCGACCTCTCCCAGTCCGGCACCAAGAAGGCCAAGGAGAAG GCGGAATCGCTGCTCGAGCTACTGCGGCAACCGAGGACGACCGGCAACTCACACCGGTAG
- the LOC135651171 gene encoding uncharacterized protein LOC135651171, which yields MGRKLDVLLGRRSSRQMPMLKSLLSLTVCRLAVLRNRRQARCDQAREDVAQLLQLGHVDSALLRVEYVIKEQNILDAFAMVEHYCHLLGERAVLLDHRECPEELREAIASLIFAASRCAELPELHEVRGIFSSKYGKEFVCAALELRNDCCVNAKMIQKLSTAQPSLEIRQRVTKEIAAEKGHKLGCYDPSSDVAEGEPVVKPPVDFIQDQFLPDENLWPRSHSHHKYNDAAGAAQAAFESAAYAAAAARAAVELCRSESQGKGSDDENKAGSHKTSAIKEAKTAKAETSAGAYGSDAEEGTKAKQKDLLREERYREKCFKQRRRLSSSSSDSSDEEDNMSWNAQHSAGINIKNILFDESGHEIGRNETGRRGSLARRTLYVVGNEQPSRRGNNGHEGSEQRQFAASLEDKHGEEYDLLPPAYRRGKEIRSGEKNINSLHEETNKVGLRSGTLGNNAMYNNAENAYLDSVELRRLH from the exons ATGGGACGGAAGCTGGACGTTCTGCTGGGGAGGAGGAGTTCGAGGCAGATGCCCATGCTGAAGTCCCTGTTGAGCCTCACCGTCTGCCGCCTCGCCGTGCTCCGCAACCGCCGCCAGGCCCGATGCGACCAGGCACGGGAAGACGTTGCTCAGCTCCTCCAGCTCGGCCATGTCGACAGCGCCCTCCTCCGC GTGGAGTATGtgatcaaggagcagaacatattGGACGCGTTCGCCATGGTAGAACACTACTGTCATCTTCTGGGTGAGAGGGCCGTCCTCCTGGATCACAG GGAGTGCCCGGAGGAGCTGCGGGAGGCGATCGCGAGCCTGATCTTTGCCGCGTCGAGATGCGCGGAGTTACCGGAGCTGCACGAGGTCCGAGGCATCTTTTCCTCCAAATATGGGAAGGAATTCGTGTGTGCCGCTCTCGAGCTGCGTAACGACTGTTGTGTCAATGCCAAG ATGATTCAGAAGCTGTCGACCGCGCAGCCAAGCCTGGAGATCAGACAGAGGGTGACGAAGGAGATCGCCGCCGAGAAAGGCCACAAACTGGGATGTTATGATCCCTCTTCTGATGTTGCAGAG GGAGAGCCCGTCGTGAAACCACCGGTGGATTTCATTCAGGATCAGTTCTTACCAGATGAGAATCTTTGGCCGAGGAGCCACAGCCATCACAAGTATAACGATGCGGCTGGGGCAGCACAGGCGGCTTTTGAATCAGCTGCCTATGCTGCGGCAGCTGCAAGGGCTGCAGTGGAGCTTTGCCGATCGGAGTCCCAAGGAAAAGGCTCCGATGACGAGAACAAAGCTGGTAGCCACAAGACAAGTGCGATCAAGGAAGCTAAGACGGCCAAAGCAGAGACTTCTGCGGGCGCTTACGGTTCAGATGCAGAAGAGGGGACAAAAGCAAAACAGAAAGATTTGCTTCGAGAAGAAAGATATAGGGAGAAGTGCTTCAAGCAGCGAAGGAGGCTATCTTCTTCGAGCTCTGACTCCAGTGATGAGGAAGATAATATGAGTTGGAATGCGCAACACTCAGCAGGAATCAATATAAAGAATATTTTGTTTGATGAAAGTGGTCATGAGATAGGCAGGAACGAGACAGGGAGACGCGGGAGTTTAGCAAGAAGAACATTATATGTTGTTGGCAACGAGCAGCCGAGTCGCCGAGGGAACAATGGGCACGAAGGCTCAGAGCAGAGGCAGTTCGCTGCATCTTTAGAAGACAAGCACGGAGAAGAATACGACTTGCTTCCTCCTGCCTACCGCAGAGGAAAAGAAATAAGGTCCGGTGAGAAGAAcatcaattcattgcatgaagagACAAACAAGGTGGGACTCAGATCGGGAACCTTGGGCAATAATGCAATGTATAATAATGCAGAGAACGCATACCTGGATTCTGTAGAATTGCGCCGACTGCATTAG
- the LOC104000786 gene encoding myosin-binding protein 2 gives MAANKFATVLHRNSHRMAVILVYAILEWALILFLLLNGLFGYLIARFAAFFGLKAPCIFCSRVDHLFEKDEGRRRHAYRDLLCDEHAAEVTKLGYCAYHRRLAEAGEMCEDCCFSTRPVEAAVLSWMKRSEEGEKDLRCSCCDVVLESGFYSPYLLFKPSWGAVEYDHKGNLVDEVAVVDRELLREDAVFCQEKVERGGLVSPDQVDGFHDDPDDDKEEEEEEDHIEVKINGEEATDAIISKSELEELETLIDFSVACPLVEDASLEVLTRYLENVYDEDRLIPVELIDSATMTKSHAACVFGKQDQIEFRHLEGEEVGRDESKAVAFTEERPNFIEKNSSGNEKVEDDGRSFDKGSITGVEKGLVSAIEMADIVEANPSGNVEVENKAMVVDVGCIMEEEKLSSLAVGSADVVKENSSEDVAVELQSDALEYTVFVTEEENMLASAEERADTTEETSSEMNEAPQCSMADTVEDNSSETDGSQQNAMILDIGITPAEGDVSSLSNTERGEILEQNSVVLPSSENIGECSSDHQFVAPLATPMITSPDGGGVQVESLMGEEDLPGTQAYEEDNKLIDVETNCEISIGSEICDQEHIDHAHRHEPILMSESTHEEPSESYNDIIDINREMPAAKSEPIVTTAQCPDHIAGFQEHNEIEEERQPETPTSSDGINNLHKRFLFGRRESGTESLDGSVAGEFEGCDTLTGDQLKAALQAERKTLSALYAELEEERSAAAIAANQTMAMITRLQEEKAAMQMEALQYQRMMEEQSEYDQEALQLLNELMTKREKEKQDLEKELEVYRKKVLRHEAKERRQMAQNKVDGKGRASSASSSAEDSDDLLFEFQQGDEFTCSPNESNQNTPTDAVLSSGAEQGTEKHLITLNESLADFEEERLSILEQLRALEKKLLISDDEDPQNLDAVGNISDANGHVSNGNCEPLIDDLHDDVNGSSEELEANRKLHSEQRNIVKGKRLLPLFDAIDNENEDDICIKEEAIDASPETILNVAEEQKQLAIIEEVDNIYERLQALEADREFLKHCISSLKKGDKGIHLLQEILEHLHDLRSVELRARNSCDYFPSFAA, from the exons ATGGCGGCCAACAAGTTCGCGACCGTCTTGCACCGGAACAGCCACAGGATGGCGGTGATACTGGTGTACGCCATCCTGGAATGGGccctcatcctcttcctcctgctCAACGGTCTCTTCGGCTACCTCATCGCCCGGTTCGCTGCCTTCTTCGGCCTCAAGGCACCCTGTATCTTCTGCTCCCGAGTGGATCACCTCTTCGAGAAAGATGAGGGTCGGCGGAGACACGCCTACCGCGACCTCCTCTGCGATGAGCATGCCGCCGAGGTCACCAAGCTGGGCTACTGCGCCTACCATCGGAGGCTGGCGGAGGCCGGGGAGATGTGTGAGGACTGCTGCTTCTCGACCCGGCCGGTCGAGGCCGCTGTCCTGTCTTGGATGAAGCGGAGCGAGGAGGGGGAGAAGGATCTGAGGTGCTCCTGCTGCGACGTCGTCCTCGAGAGCGGGTTCTACTCGCCCTACCTCCTTTTCAAGCCTTCTTGGGGCGCCGTGGAGTATGACCACAAGGGGAACTTGGTGGATGAGGTTGCCGTCGTCGATCGCGAGCTTCTTAGAGAAGATGCCGTCTTTTGCCAAGAAAAGGTGGAAAGGGGTGGGTTGGTATCTCCAGATCAAGTTGATGGATTCCATGATGATCCTGATGAtgataaggaggaggaggaggaggaggatcatATTGAAGTAAAGATCAACGGAGAGGAGGCAACAGACGCTATCATTTCGAAGAGCGAGTTGGAAGAACTAGAAACCCTCATCGACTTCTCTGTTGCCTGTCCATTGGTGGAAGATGCTTCCTTGGAAGTTCTCACTCGGTATCTGGAGAACGTATACGATGAGGACAGGTTGATACCGGTGGAGCTGATCGACTCTGCGACTATGACAAAAAGTCATGCTGCGTGTGTATTTGGCAAACAAGATCAGATAGAGTTTCGGCATCTCGAAGGAGAAGAAGTTGGCAGGGACGAGAGCAAAGCGGTGGCTTTCACTGAAGAGAGGCCTAATTTCATCGAAAAGAATTCTTCTGGGAATGAAAAAGTGGAGGACGATGGTAGATCTTTTGATAAGGGGAGCATTACAGGGGTGGAAAAGGGATTGGTTTCTGCTATAGAGATGGCTGATATTGTTGAAGCGAATCCTTCAGGAAATGTTGAAGTGGAAAACAAAGCGATGGTTGTTGATGTTGGCTGCATTATGGAGGAGGAGAAGCTGTCGTCTTTGGCTGTGGGGAGTGCTGATGTTGTCAAAGAAAATTCCTCTGAGGATGTTGCAGTAGAACTACAATCTGATGCTCTTGAATATACAGTATTTGTTACAGAGGAGGAAAATATGTTGGCTTCTGCCGAAGAGAGAGCAGATACCACCGAAGAGACTTCTTCTGAGATGAATGAAGCCCCACAATGCTCTATGGCTGATACTGTTGAAGATAATTCTTCTGAGACGGATGGAAGCCAACAAAATGCCATGATTCTTGATATAGGAATTACTCCAGCCGAGGGAGATGTATCATCTTTGTCTAATACGGAGAGGGGCGAGATCCTGGAGCAGAATTCTGTAGTCCTTCCTTCTTCAGAGAACATTGGTGAATGCTCATCTGATCACCAATTTGTTGCTCCTCTAGCAACACCAATGATAACATCCCCAGATGGTGGTGGTGTTCAAGTGGAATCATTGATGGGAGAGGAAGACCTTCCTGGAACTCAAG CTTATGAAGAAGACAATAAATTGATCGATGTGGAGACCAATTGTGAGATATCTATAGGGAGTGAGATATGTGATCAGGAACACATTGATCACGCACATCGTCATGAACCAATATTAATGTCAGAAAGCACACATGAGGAACCCTCGGAGAGCTATAATGACATTATTGATATAAACCGAG AAATGCCAGCCGCCAAAAGCGAACCAATAGTGACTACTGCACAATGCCCGGACCATATAGCTGGATTTCAAGAGCATAATGAGATTGAAGAGGAGAGGCAACCTGAGACGCCAACTTCTTCTGATGGCATTAACAATTTACATAAGAGGTTCTTGTTTGGAAGGAGAGAATCAGGAACAGAGTCTCTAGATGGTAGTGTTGCTGGTGAGTTTGAAGGCTGCGATACATTGACTGGAGATCAGCTTAAAGCTGCCCTTCAAGCAGAACGGAAGACCCTGAGTGCATTATATGCTGAGCTTGAGGAAGAGAGAAGTGCTGCTGCCATTGCTGCCAACCAAACAATGGCAATGATAACCAGGCTTCAAGAAGAGAAAGCTGCTATGCAGATGGAAGCATTGCAATATCAGCGGATGATGGAGGAACAGTCAGAGTATGATCAGGAAGCCTTGCAGCTCTTGAATGAGTTGATGACGAAAAGGGAGAAGGAGAAACAGGATTTAGAGAAGGAACTTGAAGTTTACAGAAAGAAGGTTCTACGCCACGAAGCCAAGGAGAGGAGACAAATGGCGCAGAACAAGGTCGATGGTAAGGGTCGAGCATCTTCCGCTTCATCAAGTGCTGAAGACAGTGACGACCTCTTGTTTGAGTTCCAACAAGGTGATGAGTTTACCTGCAGTCCTAATGAAAGTAATCAAAATACTCCTACTGATGCTGTGTTAAGTTCAGGGGCAGAGCAAGGCACTGAAAAGCATCTAATTACACTGAACGAATCATTGGCTGATTTTGAGGAAGAGAGACTCTCCATCCTCGAGCAACTAAGGGCATTGGAAAAGAAACTTCTTATATCGGACGATGAAGACCCCCAAAATTTAGATGCCGTGGGGAACATTTCAGATGCAAATGGTCATGTTTCAAATGGAAATTGTGAACCTCTGATTGATGATTTACATGATGATGTGAATGGTTCCTCAGAAGAACTAGAAGCTAACAGGAAGCTTCATAGTGAACAAAGAAACATTGTTAAAGGAAAGAGGCTTCTTCCTCTCTTTGATGCTATTGATAATGAAAATGAAGATGATATATGCATCAAGGAAGAGGCAATAGATGCTTCCCCTGAAACAATTTTAAATGTTGCGGAAGAGCAGAAGCAGCTTGCAATTATAGAGGAGGTTGATAACATCTATGAGCGACTGCAAGCTCTTGAGGCAGACCGAGAGTTTCTCAAGCATTGTATCAGTTCCTTGAAGAAAGGTGACAAGGGAATACACCTTCTGCAAGAGATACTGGAACATCTTCATGATCTGAGAAGTGTGGAACTTCGAGCGAGGAACTCATGTGATTATTTTCCTTCATTCGCAGCTTAG
- the LOC135650642 gene encoding probable carboxylesterase 17 encodes MGALPQLIGDRRRNFHPREEDIGPVIEEIEGLIKVYRDGHVERLPAVVEVPCTWAPEPDVVSNDVAVGHSAGLWARFYVPELRKQKLPLLVYFHGGGFCVGSASWRCYHEFLARLASQASCVVLSVNYRLAPEHRLPAAYEDGLAVMRWVRQQASHRGPDELGWWRACCDFARVFLGGDSAGAAIAYNVAVQLGSLGVPACLRGVILIQPFFGGVARTSSEKNTMQSSRSALSLTTSDCYWRMALPPGTDRDHPWCNPLAKSSPKLEDLRLPPLLVCVSELDILRDRNLELCEAMSSAGKSVEQAIFVGVGHAFQLLHNHHTSDARTSEMLTHIRAFINNS; translated from the coding sequence ATGGGAGCCCTTCCCCAACTGATCGGTGACCGGAGGAGAAACTTCCATCCTAGGGAAGAAGACATTGGCCCTGTGATCGAAGAGATCGAGGGGCTCATCAAAGTCTACAGAGATGGCCATGTCGAACGCCTGCCCGCTGTCGTCGAGGTTCCATGCACGTGGGCCCCTGAGCCTGACGTGGTCAGCAACGACGTGGCCGTCGGCCACTCCGCCGGCCTCTGGGCCCGGTTCTACGTGCCTGAGCTCCGGAAGCAGAAGCTGCCCTTGCTCGTGTACTTCCATGGCGGCGGGTTCTGCGTCGGCTCCGCTTCATGGAGATGCTACCATGAGTTTCTGGCCCGTTTGGCCTCGCAGGCGAGTTGCGTGGTCCTCTCGGTGAACTACCGTCTCGCCCCGGAGCACCGCTTGCCCGCGGCCTACGAGGATGGCCTTGCGGTGATGAGATGGGTGAGGCAGCAGGCGAGCCATCGAGGTCCGGACGAGCTCGGATGGTGGCGTGCCTGCTGCGACTTCGCTCGTGTGTTCCTCGGCGGAGACAGCGCCGGCGCGGCCATAGCCTACAACGTGGCCGTGCAGCTGGGATCGCTCGGCGTGCCGGCCTGCCTCAGGGGAGTGATCCTGATCCAGCCTTTCTTCGGTGGGGTGGCTCGGACCTCGTCGGAGAAGAACACGATGCAATCTTCGAGATCAGCGCTTAGCTTGACGACGTCGGATTGCTACTGGAGGATGGCGTTGCCGCCGGGCACCGATCGGGACCACCCCTGGTGCAACCCCCTGGCCAAGAGCTCCCCAAAGCTGGAGGACTTGAGGCTTCCTCCTCTGCTAGTATGCGTCTCAGAGTTGGACATACTAAGGGACAGGAACTTGGAGCTCTGCGAGGCCATGAGCAGCGCAGGCAAGAGTGTGGAACAGGCAATCTTTGTTGGAGTTGGGCATGCCTTCCAACTGCTCCACAATCACCATACATCTGACGCCCGGACCAGTGAGATGCTAACACATATTAGGGCCTTCATCAACAACAGTTAA
- the LOC135650394 gene encoding chemocyanin-like, which yields MAQGRGSAVALGLALLCLLIHSEIADAATYVVGDSGGWTFNVVGWPSGKRFRPGDVLVFRYNPSVHNVVAVNAAGYRGCSAPRGSRVFTSGNDRITLARGTNYFICSFAGHCQAGMKIAVTAV from the exons ATGGCTCAGGGAAGGGGCAGTGCCGTGGCTCTGGGGTTGGCCCTGCTTTGCCTCCTCATCCACAGCGAGATCGCGGACGCCGCCACGTACGTCGTCGGCGACAGCGGCGGCTGGACCTTCAACGTTGTCGGCTGGCCCAGTGGGAAGCGCTTCAGGCCCGGCGACGTGCTCG TTTTCAGGTACAATCCTTCGGTTCACAACGTGGTCGCGGTGAACGCGGCCGGCTACAGGGGTTGCTCGGCTCCGAGAGGCTCGAGGGTCTTCACTTCCGGGAACGACCGCATCACGCTGGCCCGAGGAACGAACTACTTTATCTGCAGCTTCGCCGGCCACTGCCAGGCCGGCATGAAGATTGCCGTCACCGCCGTGTAG
- the LOC135651065 gene encoding pathogen-related protein-like, giving the protein MAISAGGDKYRSFMHGEGERNTQWRFGAPPDYDLVNKLFEEGRTQEWPVGSLEEKVQRIVKSLEMELQHKIRPEDFKSVNREKFRFSVNGRRGISLQEIREMGGGYNAFLQTNLPKELRIYDPEAETMDSSHKAFTTTFPRGFALEILQVYSGPPTIAFKFRHWSYMDGPFQGHPPSGELVEFFGIAIYHVDDEMKVEKVEFFYERGDFLASFVKGAPAASGSRCPVMKI; this is encoded by the exons ATGGCGATCTCAGCTGGAGGAGACAAGTACCGCTCTTTCATGCATGGAGAGGGCGAAAGGAACACCCAGTGGAGGTTCGGAGCTCCTCCGGACTATGATCTCGTCAACAAGCTTTTTGAGGAGGGCCGAACTCAG GAGTGGCCCGTGGGATCGCTGGAAGAGAAGGTTCAGCGCATAGTGAAGTCACTCGAAATGGAGTTGCAGCACAAGATACGGCCAGAGGACTTCAAGTCTGTCAACCGAGAGAAGTTTCGATTCAGCGTGAATG GAAGAAGAGGAATTAGTTTGCAGGAAATACGGGAGATGGGAGGAGGCTACAACGCCTTCTTGCAGACCAACCTGCCTAAAGAACTACGGATCTACGACCCAGAGGCGGAGACGATGGACTCGTCGCACAAGGCCTTCACCACGACGTTTCCCCGTGGTTTCGCCTTGGAGATACTCCAGGTGTACAGTGGCCCGCCGACGATCGCATTCAAGTTCCGGCACTGGAGCTATATGGACGGCCCATTCCAGGGGCACCCTCCCTCCGGAGAATTGGTTGAGTTCTTTGGGATCGCCATCTATCAC GTGGATGATGAAATGAAGGTCGAGAAGGTGGAGTTCTTCTACGAGCGTGGAGACTTCCTTGCGAGCTTTGTGAAAGGAGCGCCTGCAGCGTCTGGTTCGCGCTGCCCTGTCATGAAGATATAG